From Elephas maximus indicus isolate mEleMax1 chromosome 1, mEleMax1 primary haplotype, whole genome shotgun sequence, a single genomic window includes:
- the KIFC1 gene encoding kinesin-like protein KIFC1 isoform X1 → MEQQQRHPLLEVRGNKAPSRLPLPGGRLKRGPDQMENALEPEKKRIRGLGAVTKIVTSHPRAPPLTTVPQTQGQIAAQKVPKKTGPRCSTATTTVSKSKKPVAAVPAQKPDISAVPPTVGGKKPSKRPAWDLKGQLGDLNVELKRYRERTQTLDQENQQLRAQLKEAQQQATALGEERRTLKEELAEVQAQAEQGQQELGNLSARVLELEERLGTQEGLVQELQKEQLALQEERRELAARLEEQERRLQASEVALSSSQAEVASLRQKTAAQGTLLAERGERLHGLEMERRRLHNQLQELKGNIRVFCRVRPVLSGEPTPPPGLLLFPAGPGGPSDPPTRLSLSRSDERRGTLNGAPAPTTRHDFSFDRVFPPGSGQEEVFEEIAMLVQSALDGYPVCIFAYGQTGSGKTFTMEGGPGGDPQVEGLIPRALRHLFSVAQELGGQGWTYRFVASYVEIYNETVRDLLAIGARKGQGSECKIRRAGPGSEELTVTNARYVPVSCEKEVEALLHLARQNRAVACTAQNERSSRSHSVFQLQITGEHTGRSLQCGAPLNLVDLAGSERLDSGLALGAEERERLRETQAINSSLSTLGLVIMALSNKESHVPYRNSKLTYLLQNSLGGSAKMLMFVNISPLEENVSESLNSLRFASKVNQCVIGTAQANRK, encoded by the exons CAGAGACACCCCCTCTTGGAAGTGAGAGGGAACAAGGCACCTTCTCGACTGCCTCTCCCAGGAGGCAGGCTCAAGAGGGGGCCTGACCAGATGGAGAATGCCTTGGAGCCTGAGAAG AAACGGATACGAGGCCTGGGCGCAGTAACCAAAATTGTCACGTCCCACCCCAGAGCACCGCCCCTCACTACAGTGCCACAGACACAAGGCCAGATTGCAG CCCAGAAAGTTCCCAAGAAAACAGGACCACGGTGTTCTACAGCGACTACCACAG TGTCGAAGAGCAAGAAGCCAGTTGCTGCTGTTCCTGCCCAGAAGCCTGATA TATCAGCTGTTCCTCCCACGGTGGGAGGGAAGAAACCCAGCAAACGTCCAGCCTGGGATTTAAAGGGTCAGTTAGGTGACCTAAATGTGGAGCTGAAACGCTACCGTGAGAGGACTCAAACGTTGGACCAGGAGAACCAACAGCTGCGGGCCCAGCTCAAAGAAGCCCAGCAACAGGCCACAGCCCTGGGGGAAGAACGCAGGACACTGAAAGAGGAGTTAGCTGAGGTGCAAGCTCAGGCAGAGCAAGGCCAGCAAGAGCTGGGGAACCTGAGTGCCCGTGTCCTGGAGCTGGAAGAGCGGCTGGGCACACAGGAGGGCTTGGTGCAAGAGCTCCAGAAAGAACAGTTGGCGTTGCAGGAGGAGCGGAGAGAACTGGCTGCCCGGCTGGAGGAACAGGAG AGGCGGCTGCAGGCATCAGAAGTGGCTCTGTCAAGCAGCCAGGCAGAGGTGGCATCTCTGCGCCAGAAGACTGCAGCCCAGGGGACTTTACTGGCCGAGCGGGGAGAGCGTCTTCACGGGCTAGAGATGGAGCGCCGGCGACTACACAATCAGCTGCAGGAACTCAAGGGCAATATCCGCGTATTTTGCCGGGTCCGCCCAGTCCTTTCAGGCGAGCCCACCCCGCCCCCTGGCCTCCTCCTGTTTCCTGCTGGCCCTGGTGGGCCTTCTGATCCTCCAACCCGCCTCAGCCTTTCCCGGTCTGATGAACGGCGTGGGACCCTGAATGGGGCACCAGCCCCCACCACCCGCCATGACTTTTCCTTTGACCGGGTATTCCCACCAGGGAGTGGACAGGAAGAGGTGTTTGAGGAGATTGCCATGCTTGTCCAGTCGGCCCTGGATGGCTACCCAGTATGCATCTTTGCCTATGGCCAGACAGGCAGTGGCAAGACCTTCACAATGGAGGGTGGGCCTGGGGGAGACCCCCAGGTAGAAGGGCTGATACCCCGGGCTCTGCGGCACCTCTTCTCTGTGGCCCAGGAGCTGGGTGGCCAGGGCTGGACATACCGCTTTGTGGCAAGCTATGTAGAGATTTACAATGAGACCGTCCGAGACCTGCTGGCCATTGGAGCCCGGAAGGGCCAGGGCAGTGAGTGTAAGATTCGCCgggctgggccagggagtgagGAGCTTACTGTCACCAATGCCCGATATGTCCCCGTCTCCTGTGAGAAAGAG GTGGAGGCCCTGCTCCATCTGGCCCGCCAGAACCGGGCTGTGGCCTGCACAGCCCAGAACGAGCGGTCATCACGCAGCCACAGTGTGTTCCAGCTACAGATCACTGGGGAGCACACTGGCCGGAGCCTACAGTGTGGGGCTCCCCTCAACCTGGTAGACCTGGCCGGGAGTGAGCGGCTAGACTCTGGCTTAGCCCTTGGCGCTGAGGAGCGGGAACGGCTTCGGGAAACGCAGGCCATTAACAGCAGCCTGTCTACACTGGGGCTGGTCATCATGGCCCTGAGCAacaag GAGTCCCACGTGCCCTACCGGAACAGCAAGCTCACCTACCTGCTGCAAAACTCTCTGGGTGGCAGTGCTAAGAT GCTCATGTTTGTGAATATTTCCCCCCTAGAAGAGAACGTCTCCGAGTCCCTCAACTCCCTGCGCTTTGCCTCCAAG GTGAACCAGTGTGTTATTGGTACTGCCCAGGCCAACAGGAAATGA
- the KIFC1 gene encoding kinesin-like protein KIFC1 isoform X2, which produces MEQQQRHPLLEVRGNKAPSRLPLPGGRLKRGPDQMENALEPEKKRIRGLGAVTKIVTSHPRAPPLTTVPQTQGQIAAQKVPKKTGPRCSTATTTVSKSKKPVAAVPAQKPDISAVPPTVGGKKPSKRPAWDLKGQLGDLNVELKRYRERTQTLDQENQQLRAQLKEAQQQATALGEERRTLKEELAEVQAQAEQGQQELGNLSARVLELEERLGTQEGLVQELQKEQLALQEERRELAARLEEQERRLQASEVALSSSQAEVASLRQKTAAQGTLLAERGERLHGLEMERRRLHNQLQELKGNIRVFCRVRPVLSGEPTPPPGLLLFPAGPGGPSDPPTRLSLSRSDERRGTLNGAPAPTTRHDFSFDRVFPPGSGQEEVFEEIAMLVQSALDGYPVCIFAYGQTGSGKTFTMEGGPGGDPQVEGLIPRALRHLFSVAQELGGQGWTYRFVASYVEIYNETVRDLLAIGARKGQGSECKIRRAGPGSEELTVTNARYVPVSCEKEVEALLHLARQNRAVACTAQNERSSRSHSVFQLQITGEHTGRSLQCGAPLNLVDLAGSERLDSGLALGAEERERLRETQAINSSLSTLGLVIMALSNKESHVPYRNSKLTYLLQNSLGGSAKM; this is translated from the exons CAGAGACACCCCCTCTTGGAAGTGAGAGGGAACAAGGCACCTTCTCGACTGCCTCTCCCAGGAGGCAGGCTCAAGAGGGGGCCTGACCAGATGGAGAATGCCTTGGAGCCTGAGAAG AAACGGATACGAGGCCTGGGCGCAGTAACCAAAATTGTCACGTCCCACCCCAGAGCACCGCCCCTCACTACAGTGCCACAGACACAAGGCCAGATTGCAG CCCAGAAAGTTCCCAAGAAAACAGGACCACGGTGTTCTACAGCGACTACCACAG TGTCGAAGAGCAAGAAGCCAGTTGCTGCTGTTCCTGCCCAGAAGCCTGATA TATCAGCTGTTCCTCCCACGGTGGGAGGGAAGAAACCCAGCAAACGTCCAGCCTGGGATTTAAAGGGTCAGTTAGGTGACCTAAATGTGGAGCTGAAACGCTACCGTGAGAGGACTCAAACGTTGGACCAGGAGAACCAACAGCTGCGGGCCCAGCTCAAAGAAGCCCAGCAACAGGCCACAGCCCTGGGGGAAGAACGCAGGACACTGAAAGAGGAGTTAGCTGAGGTGCAAGCTCAGGCAGAGCAAGGCCAGCAAGAGCTGGGGAACCTGAGTGCCCGTGTCCTGGAGCTGGAAGAGCGGCTGGGCACACAGGAGGGCTTGGTGCAAGAGCTCCAGAAAGAACAGTTGGCGTTGCAGGAGGAGCGGAGAGAACTGGCTGCCCGGCTGGAGGAACAGGAG AGGCGGCTGCAGGCATCAGAAGTGGCTCTGTCAAGCAGCCAGGCAGAGGTGGCATCTCTGCGCCAGAAGACTGCAGCCCAGGGGACTTTACTGGCCGAGCGGGGAGAGCGTCTTCACGGGCTAGAGATGGAGCGCCGGCGACTACACAATCAGCTGCAGGAACTCAAGGGCAATATCCGCGTATTTTGCCGGGTCCGCCCAGTCCTTTCAGGCGAGCCCACCCCGCCCCCTGGCCTCCTCCTGTTTCCTGCTGGCCCTGGTGGGCCTTCTGATCCTCCAACCCGCCTCAGCCTTTCCCGGTCTGATGAACGGCGTGGGACCCTGAATGGGGCACCAGCCCCCACCACCCGCCATGACTTTTCCTTTGACCGGGTATTCCCACCAGGGAGTGGACAGGAAGAGGTGTTTGAGGAGATTGCCATGCTTGTCCAGTCGGCCCTGGATGGCTACCCAGTATGCATCTTTGCCTATGGCCAGACAGGCAGTGGCAAGACCTTCACAATGGAGGGTGGGCCTGGGGGAGACCCCCAGGTAGAAGGGCTGATACCCCGGGCTCTGCGGCACCTCTTCTCTGTGGCCCAGGAGCTGGGTGGCCAGGGCTGGACATACCGCTTTGTGGCAAGCTATGTAGAGATTTACAATGAGACCGTCCGAGACCTGCTGGCCATTGGAGCCCGGAAGGGCCAGGGCAGTGAGTGTAAGATTCGCCgggctgggccagggagtgagGAGCTTACTGTCACCAATGCCCGATATGTCCCCGTCTCCTGTGAGAAAGAG GTGGAGGCCCTGCTCCATCTGGCCCGCCAGAACCGGGCTGTGGCCTGCACAGCCCAGAACGAGCGGTCATCACGCAGCCACAGTGTGTTCCAGCTACAGATCACTGGGGAGCACACTGGCCGGAGCCTACAGTGTGGGGCTCCCCTCAACCTGGTAGACCTGGCCGGGAGTGAGCGGCTAGACTCTGGCTTAGCCCTTGGCGCTGAGGAGCGGGAACGGCTTCGGGAAACGCAGGCCATTAACAGCAGCCTGTCTACACTGGGGCTGGTCATCATGGCCCTGAGCAacaag GAGTCCCACGTGCCCTACCGGAACAGCAAGCTCACCTACCTGCTGCAAAACTCTCTGGGTGGCAGTGCTAAGAT GTGA